A region from the Drosophila takahashii strain IR98-3 E-12201 chromosome 2L, DtakHiC1v2, whole genome shotgun sequence genome encodes:
- the ND-13A gene encoding NADH dehydrogenase [ubiquinone] iron-sulfur protein 6, mitochondrial, with the protein MASKQLVNNLAKLGRPRQNWMSPLATVRHSSCRNDIEKVTHTGQVFDKDDYRNARFVNAKRYVNENWGIKLIEEVPPKECTERVVFCDGGDGPLGHPKVYINLDKPGNHICGYCGLRFVKKDDHHH; encoded by the exons ATGGCCAGCAAGCAATTGGTAAACAATTTGGCCAAACTCGGCCGTCCGCGCCAGAATTGGATGAGCCCCTTGGCCACCGTCCGTCACTCCAGCTGTCGCAACGACATCGAGAAGGTCACGCACACCGGACAA GTGTTCGATAAGGACGACTACCGCAATGCGCGGTTTGTGAATGCCAAGCGGTATGTGAACGAGAACTGGGGCATCAAGCTCATCGAGGAGGTGCCGCCCAAGGAATGCACCGAACGCGTCGTCTTCTGCGACGGAGGCGATGGTCCCCTGGGTCATCCCAAGGTCTACATCAACCTG GACAAACCCGGCAATCACATCTGCGGCTACTGCGGCCTGCGATTCGTCAAGAAAGATGATCACCATCATTGA